In the genome of Streptomyces sp. SAI-127, the window GCGCACACTCGCCCGGTCGGGCGAGGCCGCCTTCTCTTCTACGGCTTGCCGGGCGCCGCCGCCTCGGGCGTGGGCGTGGGCGTCGGCTGCGGCGGGGCAGGCGATCGCCGTGGACGAAGTCACCGGCCCCGACCGGGCTGCCGAGTTCTCACGCCCAGCGGATGTGTGTCCTCGTCGCCTGGGGATGAGACACACTCGTCGTCGGCTCAGGCAACCCGGCCCGACCGTGTGATCGTCCACGCGCTTGCCGATCCGGTCGCCCCGCCACGGACCGCCGGCACTTACCGGAGCCCCCTGTTCGCGCAGCTCGAAGAGCTCGCCCGGGCGGGCGCCGGCGCGCTCGGTGCCCTGCCCATGACCGCGGTCATCGTGCGCAGCTCCGCCAACGTCCAGGCGGGCGCGAAGACCAAGGCCTCCCGGGTCATGCACGGCGTGTGGCTGCCGCTGTTCTCGGCCCTGCCTTCCTCGACGCCGGCGCTGATCCCGCTGGGCCCGAGGAACGCTAGGCGACATCACCGAGCAGGACCGACTGTCCGCGGCCCTGTCATTCGTGGCGCCGACCCCTGATCTCAGGTCGACTCGCGCCGGACCAGCTCCGTGGGCAGGATCACCGCTGCCGGATCCTCTCCACCCAGCTGGGCCAGCAGCACCCGCACCATCTCGGCGCTGATGCGGTCGTAGGGCTGGCGGATCGTGGTGAGGGGAGGGGTGGCCTCGGTCGCGGCGATGGAGTCGTCGAAGCCGCCGACGGCCACGTCCTCGGGGATCCGCCGGCCCGCTCGGCGCAGTGCCGTCAGGGCGCCCAGCGCCATGAGGTCGGAGGCGACGAACACGGCGTCCAGGTCCGGAGCCTGCGCCAGCAGCCGTTCGGCGCCCGCCTGCCCGGCGGCCCGGCTGTAGTCGCCGGAGACGATCAGCCGCTCGTCGATCCCGATGCCCGCCTCCGCCAGCACCTCCTTGTAGCCGGCGAGACGGTCGACACCGCCCGGCGAGTCCAGCGGGCCGGTCACGATGCCGATCCGGCGGCGGCCCAGGGACAGCAGATGGCGCACCATGTCACGGGCGCCGTCGCGGTCGTCCGCGGCCACGTAGCTCACCTTCGAGCCGGACCTCATGGGCTTGCCGCACTGCACGACGGGCACGCCTGCCTTGTGCAGTTCCTCGGCCACCGGGTCGGCGGAGTGGCTGGTGACCAGCAGCACGCCGTCGAGGTGGCCCGCCGTGATGAACCGCTTGATCCGGCGCCGCTCGTCCTCGGTGCCCGCCAGCATCAGCAGCAGGGGGATGTCGTGCGCGGCCAGCGCCTGGGTGCAGCCGCGCAGCAGCACGTTGAAGTTGGGGTCCTCGAAGAACCGCTCCTGGGGCTCCGTGAGCAGGAAGCCGACCGAGTCGGAGCGGCCGGTGATCAGCGAGCGGGCGTGCCGGT includes:
- a CDS encoding LacI family DNA-binding transcriptional regulator, translated to MTMNNAGGRRRPPTIHDVAREAGVSRGTVSRVLNGGHYVSPPALEAVNAAIRKTGYVVNRHARSLITGRSDSVGFLLTEPQERFFEDPNFNVLLRGCTQALAAHDIPLLLMLAGTEDERRRIKRFITAGHLDGVLLVTSHSADPVAEELHKAGVPVVQCGKPMRSGSKVSYVAADDRDGARDMVRHLLSLGRRRIGIVTGPLDSPGGVDRLAGYKEVLAEAGIGIDERLIVSGDYSRAAGQAGAERLLAQAPDLDAVFVASDLMALGALTALRRAGRRIPEDVAVGGFDDSIAATEATPPLTTIRQPYDRISAEMVRVLLAQLGGEDPAAVILPTELVRREST